The segment TTTCTGAAGCTGAAATTATTGTGACAACAGAAAAGGATTATATGAGACTTCAAAATTCAATTTCTCACTCCCAATTTTATTATATACCTATAAGAACAAAATTTCTTAATAAGGAGAAAGATTTCCAATTGGCCATTCAGGATTTTATAAATGAAAAATGAGGCGCTTTTGCACCTCATTTTTTCAATTTTGGCTAATTCAAACTATATCAATTCTTTTGTATATAATTCTACTAGCCCAATATATTCAAGCTTTATGCCAAAGAGCTAGGCAGGAATACTCGCAGCCAAATGCATATTAATTTTTTGGAAGAATTCCTCGGTTTTATAAGGCTTGGGTATAAT is part of the Antarcticibacterium sp. 1MA-6-2 genome and harbors:
- a CDS encoding tetraacyldisaccharide 4'-kinase; amino-acid sequence: MAKPKPLLHYLSSLNLSFDHLQFPDHHNFLEKDIFKISEAEIIVTTEKDYMRLQNSISHSQFYYIPIRTKFLNKEKDFQLAIQDFINEK